In Besnoitia besnoiti strain Bb-Ger1 chromosome I, whole genome shotgun sequence, the genomic window cgcggctgccctatgaggcgtcgctggcgtcgtcgtctccctcagTCTCCTCGGAGGCATCTGAGGCAGGCGACAGGCCCGCCCTTCCGCCCTTTTACatcttttcttttctctcgcccttctcgcctccggtCTTGCTGCCTTCACTCACTtcgccgctggagcccaGCCACGTGCTCGCGGGAAAGGAAATCATCGACTGGAGCACCTGTCCCATCTGTCTGCAGGTTTGCCTCTCGCCCCGGCCTCCAGCGATCTCTCCACGCAGTGCTGTGTCCTGAACTCGCATTTGTATGCTGACTTTCCGTCTTTTTCTGCTCCATTTCTGTTTTCTTTTGCGTACCGTTCTAGCGTTCGGTAACATTGCGTCTCTGAGCGTGTAGACCCGTTTCCCAGGCCTTCAGAGGGCGTATGCATCGGCGCTGAAGCggctcgcgcatgcgcacacacTTTCATCTTCCACGCCGCAGATAGCGTATCCGCGATGGCGCGTGTGTTCGTTCGCTGTATATATCCCTAGCCGTCgcatatattatatatatatatatatatatatatatatatatatatacatacacccatgcatatatatatatatatatgtatagcaTCCTTTCGATGTGTTTTGCgttgctgcctctgcgtggcTTCACTCCGCCCGCTTCTgctggctgtctctctccatcctcgagacgcagccgcgcgggcgggcgccgcctcactCCCAGGGCACGCCCTGCATGCGGGCGGCAGCTAGGGTGATCGCTCTCTCTATTTCTCGCGGGGGGCACACGTTGATGCGTCGGCTCGCATGCGCACCGTCGACTGTGCGTGTTcctttgttttttcttcaggtACTCTGTCGTCCAGTCTGGGGACCCTGCCAGCATGTGGCCTGTGGAGGCTGCTTCGTCGgcacgctgcagcggcggcagaaaTGCCCCGTGTGCAATAGCGCGATGAAGGCGAGCGACCTTGAGTGTATGCGCCCGCTCGCCctgagcggcgcggaggcggcctcgccggaggactctgcgtcgccctcgctctctccttgcgcgtctccgtcctcgtGGACTTCGCAGTCGCGGGCGAGCTCGGTGGCGggaagcgccgccgacgacgcgcacgcgccttctgcgtcggtCCCCAGCCCAGCGACAACCGCGGCAGTGGCTGTatccgcggcggctgcggcgacggcgaccgcgatGCTCGCTGGAAGCTCGGACGCGGTACTCAATGCCCTCGCCGACGTGaaggacggcgcggcggccgcgctcaGCGGCGTTTTggctgaggaggagggcgaccgcgagaggcacgcctcggcgcgcgaggacgggCGCCCAGGCGCGTCGAAGTTTTTGCGGAGGATGGCGAGAGggtgcggcgacgaggcagacgaacgCGCCACGCTGTGGCGCATTCAAAAGTGCCTGCGAGAGGAAAGGAAGCGAAGTAcgtcgcggcagccgccgcgcgagatgCCGTGCGACGACtacgccgaggcagcggaagaagcgaagggcgcatgcgccgccggcgagaggaggcgcacggAGCCGGACGCAATCTCTCGACTCACAAGTGGCCCCAACGAGCATATTCTGAAAATCTGTGATGCGTACTACCAGCGCGTCATCGCGTCGCAAACCCAgtcagccgcgcccgcagcctcgacttcgtcgttcgcttcttctgctctcGGCGCTTCGTTCGCGTCCGCTATCAGCGTCACCTCGACGCTATACTGGAGGCTAATCCTGCGCTGCGAGCTATGCGGCGAAGTCCTGCCCATGCACAAGTTCGTCCTTTGAAGGGAATTCCTTCTAGGGGTTAAGGGTTTGGGGTCTCCTACTTCCGCAGCGGAGTTCGCCGTAgggtgtctcctcctctctggtTCCGTCTCCCCCTGTTTAGGGTATAGGTTCAGCTGATCTTTTTCGGCGTTCCTCTGAGGCTAGTCCCGCcacctcgcctgcgtcgaggaaacgcgctgcgtctgtgcCCGGTGGTGTCAGCCCGCTCGTGGGGTCGGCCGCTTGcgtcgcgaggaagcgcatCTTTTGCGTGTCTTCttttcgcgtccgcgcgtcgTTGATGACGCGGGGAGAGCGCCTGGCGTCGTCATTCGTCACTCGCATTTAGCGCGGGTTGGTTTTTGGGAGAGGTCTTTGGCCTGCTTGGTCTGTCGCTCTACGTCGTGCCTCGCATGatcttctccgctgcgttccgttcctcgtcgccctgccCCGTGGACTTtgcttttccttctctcgcgtctttTTTGCGTTTTTGTGTACCTCGACGTCGTGTGCTTGTGCGTGGCTGTGCGTGCGCAGGTACGACGCCCACCGCCGCTCCTCCTGTTccttctgccgctgccggtTTGCGCCTTTCGGCTGCAACTTTGTCGCGAAGGTGAGGCGCCccgcgctgccgtcgtcctcttccgcttcctcgttctcctctcctccgcgttcgtcgtcttcgttcctcctgtcttcctccgcgcgctccgcgtccttctcctccgctgcgtcgccgcgctcttcttcggcgtcggcgtctcagCCCGGCGCAGGGGTCAGCGgtgaggcggcgagcggcgaggcctcggAGCTGGACTTGCGCGTCCACGAACGCAGCTGTCCGCACCGCTTGATCAAGTGCCCCTGCTGCTTCAAATACTGCACTGAGTGCAGCAGCTCCGTCCTCGTGCCGCTCGCTGAGTACCGCGCGAAAGGTACCCCACCGCCCCgcaccgcgcccgccgcgcccgcagagaggcgagaggacggcgagtTCGAGTCTGCACCGGTGGAGGCGTctgaggagggcgaaggcggcgcgcgagcaggcgaaggaggcgccgcgagaggggcGGAGGGTCTGCGgtcggaggcgccgcggccgtcgtcggcgcgggcACTTCCGGAGCCTCCTTCacgggcgctgcaggcgcgtgggcgccgaacctcgccgcgcccccgGTCGCTCAAcacctcgctcgcgctgggCGGCCCCCAGCGTCCAGAGATCCTCCATCGGCTGCTCCTTCAGCAGCAAGACCTCCCACGCGCcccgagagaggaagacaggATGTGGTTTACTCTCCAACGCGAAtcgtccttcttcgcgaccagcgaagatgaagaagTCGAGCTCTCCGACGCCGTGGGACGCGCGGTGTTCGGCGACCTCCAGCAAGCCCTGGACTACCTACGTGAGTCCAGAATTAGAGACGCGGGGCCTTTTCGCAGCCTAGCAGGCCGTCGGCGAGAAactgcgtggctgcgcgccgccggcttgCCAGAGACGGCCCGCGAGGGCAGCTAGAAGGGAGCTTACTTGCAGCCGTGACTGCGTGCTGTTGAAGGCGGTGCAGGCTCCCGCTGTGGAAACGCGACAGGAGTCTGCCGGTGTTCGCGATCTGCGGGGGTAGCTGCACAGGAATTTCGCGatgcgtgcgcgcggcgcgtgcctgCATGGAGCACCGCGCAGATGCCCTCAAGCTTTTTTGCCGAGGCTCGGCGGGTGCGTCTTCCCTTACGCGTGGATActccgcggagagcggcgcgtgcggcaggTTGATGTCTTCCTTCTTTGGGGCGCTGTGTGGCTTCGCAgtcgacagagaggaggagatcGAGAACCGCATAGAGCGCTTAGGCGTCGAGCCAAGGGTCTTCACGCATGGAGAAAGTAAGGCGAATTCCGGCGGGGGCCTGCGAGAGAATGGacagcagagggaggcggagagcgccgcgccggagcACGCGGCACGGAGTGCATGCGAAAGTTCatcgagggagaggagggcaaCTCGggaggagccgcggacgcgcaaggcgacgcctcggaagctgccgcagacagcgcgcggaggctgacGCACGCGAATGTGGaaggaggcctgcgcgggctTGCGTGGGGCCTGAGTgatgcgcagctgcggcagagtCTCTAGAAACAAACGCTGGAAGGAGAGGGGACGCGGCGTGATGGAGGTAGATGGGGCAACTGGCTGGATGTGCGGGAAAAACTCTGCAGAGGATAGATCTCGTGTCGGGGTGTCTCCTACGAGAGACATCTCGAGGTGAAACGGGCGCCCTCCAACAGACACGTGGATGCCGCTCAAGAAACACACGGCAAACAGCTCTAAACGCTATCCTTTTGCGCGTGTGTTTCCTTCGCAGATGGTCAACTCCTCGTGTGTTCTGCGGACTGCATTGTGAAGGAGCCTC contains:
- a CDS encoding hypothetical protein (encoded by transcript BESB_009600), which translates into the protein MEARLPYEASLASSSPSVSSEASEAGDRPALPPFYIFSFLSPFSPPVLLPSLTSPLEPSHVLAGKEIIDWSTCPICLQVLCRPVWGPCQHVACGGCFVGTLQRRQKCPVCNSAMKASDLECMRPLALSGAEAASPEDSASPSLSPCASPSSWTSQSRASSVAGSAADDAHAPSASVPSPATTAAVAVSAAAAATATAMLAGSSDAVLNALADVKDGAAAALSGVLAEEEGDRERHASAREDGRPGASKFLRRMARGCGDEADERATLWRIQKCLREERKRSTSRQPPREMPCDDYAEAAEEAKGACAAGERRRTEPDHILKICDAYYQRVIASQTQSAAPAASTSSFASSALGASFASAISVTSTLYWRLILRCELCGEVLPMHKYDAHRRSSCSFCRCRFAPFGCNFVAKVRRPALPSSSSASSFSSPPRSSSSFLLSSSARSASFSSAASPRSSSASASQPGAGVSGEAASGEASELDLRVHERSCPHRLIKCPCCFKYCTECSSSVLVPLAEYRAKGTPPPRTAPAAPAERREDGEFESAPVEASEEGEGGARAGEGGAARGAEGLRSEAPRPSSARALPEPPSRALQARGRRTSPRPRSLNTSLALGGPQRPEILHRLLLQQQDLPRAPREEDRMWFTLQRESSFFATSEDEEVELSDAVGRAVFGDLQQALDYLLDREEEIENRIERLGVEPRVFTHGENGQLLVCSADCIVKEPQRLRVELHEALALLGVTWAVGFPLAFLLGAASSFWSQKAATFLDIAVPYLFSIVSGWLMGFLQRRPIVDLSLQHE